A region of Campylobacter concisus DNA encodes the following proteins:
- the clpP gene encoding ATP-dependent Clp endopeptidase proteolytic subunit ClpP, translating to MSYYVPVVVERTSRGERSYDIYSRLLKDRIVMLSGEIEDGMAASIVAQLLFLEAEDPDKDIYLYINSPGGVITSGFSIYDTMNYIKPDVCTICIGQAASMGAFLLSCGAPGKRYALPNSRIMIHQPLGGARGQATDIEIQAREILRMKEILNGILAKNTGQKLSKIVKDTERDFFMSSAEAKEYGLVDKILEKSFK from the coding sequence ATGAGCTATTACGTTCCTGTCGTAGTTGAAAGAACTAGTAGAGGTGAGCGAAGCTATGATATATACTCCCGTCTTTTAAAAGACAGGATCGTTATGCTAAGTGGTGAGATAGAAGACGGCATGGCCGCTTCTATCGTCGCTCAGCTGCTATTTTTAGAGGCTGAGGATCCAGACAAAGATATCTATCTTTATATAAACTCACCAGGCGGCGTGATAACAAGTGGCTTTAGTATCTATGACACGATGAACTACATAAAGCCAGATGTTTGCACGATCTGTATCGGTCAGGCTGCTAGTATGGGTGCATTTTTGCTAAGCTGTGGCGCGCCAGGTAAAAGATATGCATTGCCAAATTCTCGCATCATGATACACCAACCACTTGGCGGTGCTAGAGGACAAGCGACTGATATCGAGATACAAGCTCGTGAAATTTTGCGTATGAAAGAGATTTTAAACGGAATTTTGGCCAAAAATACAGGTCAGAAGCTAAGTAAGATCGTAAAAGATACTGAACGTGACTTTTTTATGAGTTCGGCCGAAGCCAAAGAGTACGGACTTGTTGATAAAATTTTGGAGAAAAGTTTTAAATAA
- the tig gene encoding trigger factor, which yields MEIKTKALDSVNTLASTTISADAIKSSVEKLAKKATKTMKVDGFRQGHVPVAIVLKRYEKELTNDAEQDVLRDVVDEAIKQAGKKNDDLIGEPIVSKFDRKDDKIDVELTVSFKPSVDVSGYESLIPEFSNPRVLKKDIDEKKTELLKMIAPLEKIDGKRGLKVGDFAKFDFEGFVDGVAFDGGKAENYVLEIGSNQFIPGFEDGMVGIKAGGEKDIEVKFPENYGAAHLAGKDAVFKVKLHEIQEKKIPEKLDEEMLKTLLPNEEKPTEEVLDERIKEQIRQEKIYKLINDELKPKFAEAAVEKFKFDVPKNIVEQEIDMQFRNAWSSFTPDDMKKFREDKDALSKKRDEFRKDAENSVRLTFIIDELARVRGVKVSDQEVVQAIYFEAYRSGQDPKAHLDMYRNQGMLPAIKMSMIEEKLFGELFNKEKDEKKASKKEKAE from the coding sequence ATGGAAATCAAAACAAAAGCTCTAGATAGCGTAAATACCTTAGCAAGCACGACTATAAGTGCAGATGCTATAAAATCTAGCGTAGAGAAACTAGCAAAAAAAGCAACAAAAACTATGAAAGTAGACGGCTTTAGACAAGGCCATGTGCCAGTTGCTATTGTGCTAAAACGCTACGAGAAAGAGCTAACAAACGATGCCGAGCAAGATGTCTTAAGAGATGTTGTTGATGAGGCTATAAAACAAGCAGGCAAGAAAAATGATGATCTTATCGGCGAGCCTATCGTTTCAAAATTTGACAGAAAAGATGATAAGATCGACGTTGAGCTAACAGTTTCATTTAAACCAAGCGTTGATGTGAGCGGCTATGAGAGCTTGATACCTGAGTTTTCAAACCCACGTGTTTTGAAAAAAGATATCGATGAGAAAAAAACTGAACTTTTAAAAATGATAGCTCCACTTGAGAAAATTGATGGCAAAAGAGGTCTAAAGGTTGGCGACTTTGCTAAATTTGACTTTGAAGGCTTTGTTGATGGCGTTGCATTTGATGGTGGCAAGGCTGAAAACTATGTGCTTGAGATCGGCTCAAATCAATTCATCCCAGGCTTTGAAGATGGCATGGTAGGCATAAAAGCTGGTGGCGAAAAAGATATCGAGGTTAAATTCCCAGAAAACTACGGCGCTGCACATTTAGCTGGCAAAGATGCTGTTTTTAAAGTCAAACTTCATGAAATTCAAGAGAAAAAAATTCCTGAAAAACTAGATGAAGAGATGCTAAAAACTTTACTTCCAAATGAAGAAAAACCAACTGAAGAGGTACTTGATGAGCGTATAAAAGAGCAAATCCGCCAAGAGAAAATTTATAAACTTATAAATGATGAGCTTAAGCCAAAATTTGCTGAAGCTGCGGTTGAGAAATTTAAATTTGACGTGCCAAAAAATATTGTCGAGCAAGAGATTGATATGCAGTTTAGAAACGCATGGAGCTCATTTACTCCAGATGATATGAAAAAATTTAGAGAGGATAAAGATGCTCTTTCTAAAAAACGTGATGAGTTTAGAAAAGACGCTGAAAATAGCGTTCGTTTAACTTTCATCATTGATGAACTAGCTCGTGTAAGAGGCGTAAAAGTAAGCGATCAAGAGGTTGTTCAAGCGATCTATTTTGAGGCGTATAGAAGCGGACAAGATCCAAAAGCACACCTTGATATGTACCGCAACCAAGGCATGCTTCCAGCTATAAAGATGTCAATGATCGAAGAGAAGCTATTTGGTGAGCTCTTTAACAAAGAAAAAGACGAAAAAAAAGCAAGTAAAAAAGAGAAGGCCGAGTAA
- the folE gene encoding GTP cyclohydrolase I FolE: protein MQESFENSVKNMLTIIGEDPNREGLIKTPERVFKAFKFLTSGYDEDPKEVLGDALFTSSNNEMVLMRNIEFYSLCEHHLLPIIGRVHVAYIPNGKVVGLSKIPRMVNIYARRLQIQEQMTEQIAKALEDVIAPKGVGVVVEARHMCVEMRGVQKINSTTTTSALRGCFIKNADTRREFFSLINSPRETHF, encoded by the coding sequence ATGCAAGAGAGTTTTGAAAATTCGGTTAAAAACATGCTAACGATTATAGGCGAAGATCCAAATAGAGAAGGCCTTATAAAGACGCCTGAGCGTGTCTTTAAAGCATTTAAATTTCTAACTAGCGGATATGATGAAGATCCAAAAGAGGTTCTTGGTGACGCACTTTTTACTAGCTCAAATAACGAAATGGTTCTGATGCGAAACATCGAATTTTACAGTCTTTGCGAGCACCATTTATTGCCTATTATCGGCCGTGTGCATGTGGCGTATATCCCAAATGGCAAGGTCGTTGGGCTTAGTAAAATTCCACGCATGGTAAATATCTACGCAAGACGCTTGCAAATTCAAGAGCAAATGACTGAGCAGATAGCAAAAGCACTTGAGGACGTAATAGCTCCAAAAGGTGTTGGAGTTGTCGTCGAGGCTAGACATATGTGCGTTGAGATGAGGGGTGTGCAAAAGATAAACTCAACCACCACGACCTCAGCGCTTAGAGGTTGCTTTATCAAAAACGCAGACACAAGGCGAGAATTTTTTTCGCTTATAAACTCTCCTAGGGAAACGCATTTTTGA
- the fliI gene encoding flagellar protein export ATPase FliI, whose amino-acid sequence MNLKLKEGMKLSNTFGIITKITATTIEITGLRPSIGDIVRIVAKDKSKNGLGMVTQIKTDGAYISPFGFVEGFRIGDFVYESDQGMSIPVGPNLLGRVVDPFMKPIDGKGVIETTEYMPIMRAPIDAMKRGLINEPFSVGIKTIDGLLTCGKGQKLGIFAGSGVGKSTLMGMIVKNTLAPIKVVALIGERGREVPEFIEKNLGGDLDGTVIIVATSDDSSLMRKYGAFCAMSVAEYFKQQGNDVLFIMDSVTRFAMAQREIGLALGEPPTSKGYPPSSLTLLPQLMERAGKEEGKGSITAFFTVLVEGDDMSDPIADQSRSILDGHIVLSRELTDFGIYPPINIQNSASRVMGDVISKEHKLNAMKFKRLYSLLKENEVLLRIGAYQKGSDKELDLAISKKEFMESFLKQSSEEVFALEEVEELLDKINQ is encoded by the coding sequence ATAAATTTAAAGCTTAAAGAGGGCATGAAGCTCTCAAACACCTTTGGCATCATAACTAAAATCACAGCTACTACTATCGAGATCACTGGACTTCGTCCAAGCATCGGAGACATCGTGCGAATAGTCGCAAAAGATAAGAGCAAAAATGGTCTTGGCATGGTTACACAGATAAAGACAGATGGCGCTTATATCAGCCCATTTGGCTTTGTTGAGGGATTTAGGATAGGCGACTTCGTCTATGAGAGCGATCAGGGCATGAGCATACCGGTGGGGCCAAATTTGCTAGGCCGCGTGGTCGATCCATTTATGAAGCCCATAGACGGCAAAGGAGTGATTGAAACGACTGAATATATGCCGATCATGAGAGCGCCGATAGATGCGATGAAAAGAGGGCTTATAAACGAGCCATTTAGCGTTGGTATAAAGACGATAGATGGACTGCTTACTTGCGGCAAGGGGCAAAAGCTGGGAATTTTTGCAGGTTCAGGCGTGGGTAAATCAACTCTTATGGGTATGATCGTAAAAAACACACTAGCACCGATAAAAGTAGTCGCACTAATAGGCGAGCGCGGCCGTGAGGTGCCTGAATTTATCGAGAAAAACCTAGGCGGTGACCTAGATGGTACGGTCATCATCGTAGCGACCAGTGATGATAGCTCTCTCATGCGAAAATACGGCGCATTTTGTGCGATGAGCGTGGCTGAGTACTTCAAACAACAAGGAAATGACGTGCTTTTCATCATGGATAGCGTAACACGTTTTGCGATGGCACAGCGCGAGATCGGCCTTGCGCTTGGCGAGCCACCTACATCAAAAGGCTATCCACCAAGCTCACTCACGCTCTTACCACAGCTAATGGAGCGCGCCGGCAAAGAGGAGGGTAAGGGCAGTATCACGGCATTTTTCACCGTGCTAGTTGAAGGCGATGATATGAGCGATCCGATAGCTGACCAAAGCCGCTCTATCCTAGACGGCCACATCGTGCTAAGTCGTGAGCTAACGGACTTTGGCATATATCCACCTATCAATATCCAAAACTCGGCCTCGCGTGTCATGGGCGATGTGATCAGCAAAGAGCACAAGCTAAATGCGATGAAATTTAAGCGTCTTTACTCGCTTTTAAAAGAAAACGAAGTCTTGCTTCGTATCGGTGCTTATCAAAAGGGTAGCGACAAGGAGCTTGATCTTGCGATCTCGAAGAAAGAATTTATGGAGAGCTTCTTAAAACAGAGCTCAGAAGAGGTCTTTGCGCTTGAAGAGGTCGAAGAGCTGCTTGACAAGATCAATCAGTAG
- a CDS encoding AAA family ATPase has translation MKYLLDFLNQDLKKSKIYELIKCGDEEGEILKYLSKAYVQGTANMSVFELLGAVFGTQNDKQLLYLKFIKNLLDSGWIVQNYGLFKIPESTQRASAQGLLSLLHSEISLSATFLKILEDGNADINLPELTPYEDHLEYLKDQFLKVELYSKAAIFENSSSDAKKRINEQISELTKRINERVKLSKISLKIEQIFKENSLDEKEQIIFLALLKEEYAGDFENGRDLNTLVGLISKDEFERIKNRTLLEDGSRLIEGALIDYDEVLNAYGNVSKSFFINEDILQSIMHPKNDKNSKKIKIESLVKEQEIFELIEPVTSLEDVVLNEKTKQLLSTILKQVDKKVLARLSSWGIKTRKNIDAKIIFYGEPGTGKTMSAVGLAKSLKKQILSFDCSKILSKYVGESEQNVRKIFDTYKEICKKSGSEPVLLLNEADQFLSTRVESSSGAEKMHNQMQNIFLEQIERFEGVLIATTNFLQSLDVAFSRRFDYKIEFKKPDFNGRLAIWRKILPENASFEDGFSVERLAEFNLSGAQIVLALKNTALKVAIKDDGIFTFEDFKTTIERELNSSFGEDKKMGFGS, from the coding sequence GTGAAATACTTGCTTGATTTTTTAAACCAGGACCTCAAAAAAAGCAAAATTTATGAGCTGATAAAGTGCGGCGATGAAGAGGGAGAAATTTTAAAATATCTAAGTAAAGCTTATGTGCAAGGAACAGCTAATATGAGCGTTTTTGAGCTACTTGGAGCAGTCTTTGGCACGCAAAATGATAAGCAGCTTTTGTATCTAAAATTTATAAAAAATTTGCTTGATAGCGGTTGGATTGTACAAAATTATGGTCTTTTTAAAATACCTGAGAGCACACAAAGGGCTTCAGCTCAAGGGCTTCTTTCGTTGCTTCATTCTGAAATTTCTCTATCAGCCACATTTTTAAAAATTCTTGAAGATGGTAACGCTGATATAAATTTGCCAGAACTTACGCCATATGAGGATCATTTGGAGTATTTAAAAGATCAGTTTTTAAAGGTGGAGCTTTACTCAAAGGCTGCTATTTTTGAAAACAGCTCAAGTGATGCCAAAAAGCGAATAAATGAACAAATTTCTGAACTTACAAAGCGAATCAACGAGCGCGTAAAACTAAGCAAGATCAGCCTAAAAATAGAGCAAATTTTTAAAGAAAACTCACTTGACGAAAAAGAGCAGATCATATTTTTAGCCCTTTTAAAAGAGGAGTACGCGGGCGACTTTGAGAACGGCCGTGATCTAAACACACTAGTCGGACTAATAAGCAAAGACGAGTTTGAACGCATCAAAAATCGCACGCTTTTAGAGGACGGCTCAAGGCTCATTGAAGGTGCGCTGATCGATTATGACGAGGTTTTAAACGCTTATGGCAATGTAAGCAAGAGCTTTTTTATAAATGAAGATATTTTGCAAAGCATAATGCACCCAAAAAATGACAAAAATAGCAAGAAGATCAAGATCGAAAGCCTAGTAAAAGAGCAAGAAATTTTTGAACTCATTGAGCCGGTAACTAGCCTAGAAGACGTCGTGCTAAATGAAAAGACAAAGCAGCTTTTAAGCACAATACTAAAACAAGTCGATAAAAAAGTGCTCGCCAGACTTAGCAGCTGGGGCATAAAAACTAGGAAAAATATAGATGCCAAGATCATCTTTTACGGCGAGCCTGGCACTGGTAAAACCATGAGTGCCGTTGGGCTTGCAAAAAGCCTAAAGAAGCAAATTTTAAGCTTTGACTGCTCAAAAATTTTAAGTAAATATGTCGGAGAGAGCGAGCAAAATGTAAGGAAAATTTTTGATACTTACAAAGAAATTTGCAAAAAAAGTGGCAGTGAGCCGGTACTTTTGCTAAACGAGGCCGATCAGTTTTTAAGCACGAGAGTGGAGAGCTCGAGCGGGGCTGAAAAGATGCATAATCAAATGCAAAATATCTTTTTAGAGCAGATCGAGCGCTTTGAAGGCGTGCTAATCGCTACGACAAATTTCTTACAAAGCCTTGATGTTGCGTTTTCTAGAAGGTTTGACTACAAGATCGAGTTTAAAAAGCCTGATTTTAACGGCAGGCTTGCCATTTGGCGTAAAATTTTGCCTGAAAATGCGAGCTTTGAAGATGGCTTTAGCGTAGAAAGACTGGCTGAGTTTAACCTAAGTGGCGCTCAGATCGTCCTTGCGCTAAAAAATACTGCTTTAAAAGTAGCGATAAAAGATGATGGGATTTTTACCTTTGAGGACTTCAAAACGACGATAGAGCGCGAGCTAAACTCAAGTTTTGGTGAGGATAAAAAGATGGGATTTGGCTCTTAA
- a CDS encoding fatty acid--CoA ligase codes for MRYSYNNFYEILTKVAKENPNQVVLFEEKEKLKYRELKQNVDKVAAYLQLAGVKFGDKVAMAVTNSKEFIISYLAITAIGGIAVPMNTFLKANEFEYIINDCGAKVLFASSSLAKELIALNELEALRKIIWIGAIPKKLQSASKDEYIDTDEEYGESAYLTSTPQISKEDMSKGYENNGLVKNINFTETLNHKYALSITKYPVIDDLMHIIYTSGTTGKPKGAMISYKNIFSNLIGAHDRFIVKKSDRFIVFLPMFHSFTLTAMVLLPIFASASMVLVKSVFPFSNVLKQTLLKRVTVFLGIPAIYTAIGKAKIPWYFRWFNCIRLFVSGAAPLAKQTIDDFRVKFPRATLVEGYGLSECSPIVAANLYDKQKLLSVGPVLDGYEVKIVNDEMMELPTGEIGEIIIKGDCVMQGYYGMPSITDETIINGWLKTGDLGKVDEEGFIYIVDRKKDLIISKGINIYPREIEEVIYKLEAVEATAVIGVKDVHADEEVVAFIQVKDGMDLDEKTVREHLRKNLANFKIPKSIYFAEELPRNATGKVLKRVLKEQIEQMKDKF; via the coding sequence ATGCGATACTCTTATAATAATTTTTATGAAATTTTAACCAAAGTAGCAAAGGAAAATCCAAATCAAGTAGTTCTTTTTGAAGAAAAAGAGAAGCTAAAATATCGAGAATTAAAGCAAAATGTCGATAAAGTGGCAGCTTATTTGCAACTTGCTGGAGTAAAATTTGGTGATAAAGTAGCTATGGCAGTTACAAACTCGAAAGAATTTATCATCTCATACCTTGCGATAACCGCAATAGGTGGTATTGCAGTGCCTATGAATACTTTTTTAAAAGCAAACGAGTTTGAATATATCATAAATGATTGCGGTGCAAAGGTGCTTTTTGCGTCTAGCTCGCTTGCAAAAGAGTTAATCGCATTAAATGAGCTTGAAGCTTTAAGAAAGATAATCTGGATCGGTGCAATACCAAAGAAGCTTCAAAGTGCTTCAAAAGATGAATATATAGACACTGATGAAGAGTATGGCGAGAGCGCGTATCTTACTTCAACACCTCAAATTTCAAAAGAGGATATGAGCAAGGGCTATGAAAATAATGGGCTCGTTAAAAACATAAATTTTACAGAAACTCTAAATCATAAATACGCTCTTAGTATCACAAAGTATCCGGTAATAGATGATTTAATGCATATAATTTACACTTCAGGCACTACTGGCAAGCCAAAAGGTGCGATGATAAGCTATAAAAATATCTTTTCAAATTTAATTGGAGCTCATGATCGTTTTATAGTGAAAAAAAGCGATCGTTTCATAGTCTTTTTACCGATGTTTCATAGTTTTACGCTAACTGCAATGGTGTTGCTTCCGATATTTGCGAGCGCTTCGATGGTTCTTGTAAAGTCGGTATTTCCGTTTTCAAATGTGTTAAAGCAAACTTTGCTAAAGCGTGTAACTGTATTTTTAGGAATACCAGCTATCTATACAGCTATCGGTAAGGCAAAAATTCCTTGGTATTTTAGATGGTTTAATTGTATTAGGCTATTTGTAAGTGGTGCTGCTCCGCTTGCAAAGCAGACTATTGATGACTTTAGGGTAAAATTTCCACGTGCAACGTTAGTTGAGGGATACGGACTTAGTGAATGTTCTCCAATTGTAGCTGCAAATTTATATGATAAACAAAAGCTTTTAAGTGTAGGACCTGTGCTTGATGGCTATGAGGTGAAGATCGTAAATGATGAGATGATGGAGCTTCCAACCGGAGAGATCGGTGAGATCATCATTAAGGGCGACTGTGTCATGCAAGGCTACTACGGTATGCCAAGCATCACCGACGAAACTATCATAAATGGTTGGCTAAAGACTGGTGACTTAGGCAAGGTTGATGAAGAAGGCTTTATCTACATTGTTGATCGTAAAAAAGACCTCATTATATCAAAGGGTATCAACATCTATCCGCGCGAGATCGAAGAGGTTATTTACAAACTTGAAGCAGTTGAAGCAACAGCAGTAATTGGCGTAAAAGACGTACATGCCGATGAAGAGGTTGTCGCTTTCATACAAGTAAAAGATGGCATGGATCTTGATGAAAAAACAGTAAGAGAGCATCTAAGGAAAAATTTAGCGAATTTCAAGATACCAAAGAGTATCTATTTTGCCGAAGAGTTGCCTAGAAATGCCACTGGTAAGGTGCTAAAACGTGTATTAAAAGAGCAAATAGAGCAGATGAAGGATAAATTTTAG
- a CDS encoding OmpP1/FadL family transporter: MKKVLLSIIATSTLLNAGGYKVPEQSADSLGLAASNVAFSFGADAAYFNPANMMFLDGRHHIESTLGWFHINKLEFKSDSGKSYRSEKFDSLAGTFSFVTPEIYENWKFGLALAVPAAVGVSWEDPATAFTAKRFKLQVVELNPTVAYRINDQLAVALGARGVYTKGKIASDFGRIGYREIKGDGMGYGYNVALTYRPIEDLSFAVTYRSNVNLELKGHTDADFKGRFASISYHGKTRVEIPLPAQLVLAAGYKFSDLTVLLAFERTYWSKFKEYDFEYLDKGPAHSNQAFARFMDDPVIKNAKDTNTYRLGLAYDVNEKLRLMAGFAYDEDITSSKHTGLELPNTTSKVYSFGVNYKFTPNLEMALGYVYQHRDKKRATGITNSIATKMSGEFDTGTIQILGTTFKYTF; the protein is encoded by the coding sequence ATGAAAAAAGTGCTATTAAGCATTATTGCAACATCTACTTTGCTAAATGCTGGAGGTTATAAAGTTCCTGAGCAAAGTGCTGATTCTTTAGGTCTTGCTGCTAGTAACGTAGCCTTTAGTTTTGGGGCTGATGCGGCATATTTTAACCCTGCAAATATGATGTTTTTAGATGGACGCCATCACATAGAAAGTACCCTTGGCTGGTTTCATATAAATAAGCTTGAGTTTAAAAGTGATAGTGGCAAAAGCTATAGGTCAGAAAAATTTGACTCACTAGCTGGTACATTTAGTTTTGTAACGCCAGAAATTTATGAAAACTGGAAATTCGGTTTAGCTCTTGCCGTTCCTGCTGCTGTTGGTGTATCGTGGGAGGATCCAGCTACCGCATTTACCGCTAAAAGGTTTAAGCTGCAAGTTGTTGAGCTAAATCCAACCGTGGCTTACCGCATAAATGATCAACTTGCCGTTGCTCTTGGCGCTAGAGGTGTTTACACAAAAGGTAAGATAGCAAGTGACTTTGGACGAATAGGCTACAGAGAGATAAAAGGCGATGGTATGGGCTATGGCTATAATGTCGCGCTTACTTATAGACCTATTGAAGATTTAAGCTTTGCTGTTACTTACCGCTCAAATGTAAATTTAGAACTTAAGGGCCATACAGATGCTGATTTTAAAGGACGGTTTGCGTCTATAAGTTATCATGGAAAGACTAGAGTTGAGATACCGCTTCCTGCTCAGTTAGTGCTTGCTGCTGGCTATAAATTTAGTGATCTAACTGTTTTACTAGCTTTTGAGCGAACATACTGGTCTAAATTTAAAGAGTATGATTTTGAATATTTAGATAAAGGTCCTGCTCACTCGAATCAAGCTTTTGCAAGATTCATGGATGATCCAGTCATTAAAAATGCAAAAGATACAAATACGTATAGATTAGGTCTTGCCTATGATGTCAATGAAAAGCTTAGATTAATGGCTGGTTTTGCTTACGATGAAGACATTACAAGCAGCAAGCATACTGGATTAGAGCTTCCAAATACTACGTCTAAGGTATATTCTTTTGGAGTAAATTATAAATTTACACCAAATCTTGAAATGGCACTTGGATATGTTTATCAACACCGTGATAAGAAGCGTGCTACAGGTATTACCAACAGTATTGCCACAAAAATGTCAGGGGAATTTGATACTGGTACGATCCAAATCCTTGGTACGACTTTTAAATATACATTTTAG
- the nfo gene encoding deoxyribonuclease IV translates to MRYIGAHVSAAGGVFNAPLNAAKIGANAFALFTKNQRQWNAKELSISEIEQFKENLKISGISTKHVLPHSSYLINLGHPDEEARAKSLEAFVDEIDRASKLGLELLNFHPGSHLKQISEKECLDNIANCMNVALKRTSGVKLVIENTAAQGSNLGFSFKQIAYLIERVDDESRVGVCFDTCHAFAAGYDLRSKEAYAKTMGEFDAIIGYKFLSGMHLNDAKFGLGSKKDRHESLGKGELGFSAFKNIINDDKIGEIPLILETIDESIWEDEIKILRNFEKEKL, encoded by the coding sequence ATGAGATACATAGGAGCTCACGTAAGTGCGGCTGGAGGCGTGTTTAACGCTCCGTTAAATGCTGCAAAAATAGGAGCAAATGCCTTTGCGCTTTTTACAAAAAATCAACGCCAATGGAATGCAAAAGAGCTAAGCATCAGCGAAATAGAGCAGTTTAAAGAAAACCTAAAAATTTCTGGCATAAGCACAAAGCATGTTTTACCACACAGTAGCTACTTGATAAATTTAGGCCATCCAGATGAGGAGGCAAGAGCAAAGTCGCTTGAAGCCTTTGTGGATGAGATAGATCGCGCCAGCAAACTTGGACTAGAGCTTTTAAATTTTCATCCAGGCTCACATCTAAAACAAATAAGCGAAAAAGAGTGCTTAGATAATATCGCAAACTGCATGAATGTGGCACTTAAACGCACAAGCGGTGTAAAGCTAGTCATCGAAAATACAGCTGCACAAGGCTCAAATTTAGGCTTTAGTTTTAAGCAGATTGCTTATTTGATAGAACGAGTAGACGATGAGAGCAGAGTTGGTGTTTGCTTTGATACCTGTCACGCATTTGCTGCTGGATACGATCTAAGAAGCAAAGAGGCCTATGCCAAGACGATGGGGGAATTTGATGCGATCATCGGCTATAAATTTTTATCCGGCATGCATTTAAATGATGCAAAATTTGGGCTTGGCTCGAAAAAAGATAGGCACGAGAGTCTTGGCAAGGGTGAGCTTGGATTTAGTGCTTTTAAAAATATAATAAATGATGATAAAATAGGCGAAATTCCTTTAATATTAGAGACGATTGACGAGAGTATTTGGGAAGACGAGATAAAAATTTTAAGAAATTTCGAAAAGGAAAAACTATGA
- a CDS encoding manganese efflux pump MntP family protein, whose amino-acid sequence MQLLLLSFALSMDSAALNMANGARYKNLALNKILFIAFMLGFFQFLMPLLGYLLGVSFAKFISSVDHFIAFFILCFLGFRMFKEACNKEECEYLKIGFKTILYGAFATSVDALAVGVTLSFEEINIFQSSLIIGVVCFTLSLIAFYIGKFMGEILEKKALFLGGAILIFLGFKILITHLIESGTFQ is encoded by the coding sequence ATGCAACTTTTACTTCTTAGCTTCGCTCTTAGTATGGATAGTGCGGCACTAAATATGGCAAATGGTGCAAGGTATAAAAATTTAGCTCTTAATAAAATTTTATTTATTGCTTTTATGCTTGGCTTTTTTCAGTTTCTTATGCCGCTTCTTGGTTATCTTTTAGGTGTTAGTTTTGCAAAATTTATAAGCTCGGTTGATCATTTTATTGCATTTTTTATACTTTGCTTTCTTGGTTTTAGAATGTTTAAAGAGGCCTGTAACAAAGAGGAGTGTGAGTATCTTAAGATAGGATTTAAGACCATTTTGTATGGGGCATTTGCTACTAGTGTGGATGCTCTTGCCGTTGGCGTCACACTTAGCTTTGAAGAGATAAATATCTTTCAAAGCTCGCTCATCATCGGTGTAGTCTGCTTTACATTAAGTTTGATTGCTTTTTATATAGGTAAATTTATGGGTGAAATTTTAGAAAAAAAGGCGCTCTTTTTGGGAGGAGCGATATTAATTTTTCTAGGTTTTAAAATTTTAATAACGCATTTAATTGAAAGCGGCACATTTCAATAA
- a CDS encoding DUF4197 domain-containing protein has translation MKRSLVILYGALALNLQATNMDDMINKGVKIATHASSGDYKSLVSEALNAAISELSKDGFINNATAKIPLPKSLEMASNLAKKVGGEKWAQDLSKSINNAATTAVPKAAEIFSESIKNMSEADVKKLFNGGSDSVTKYLQQSSSQKLKAAFTPIIEKMMSDNSFATAYNGLNSFIVGSAKNNETIKSVKSLAKNLGASEYVPDDGEDLNAYITRKTLDGLFNVMSEKEKGLRSGFSLDSGKKVLDSIFK, from the coding sequence ATGAAAAGATCTCTTGTTATTCTTTATGGCGCGCTTGCTTTAAATTTACAAGCCACAAATATGGACGATATGATAAACAAAGGCGTCAAAATCGCCACTCACGCATCAAGTGGCGACTATAAAAGCCTAGTTAGCGAGGCGCTAAATGCCGCTATTAGCGAGCTTTCAAAAGATGGCTTTATAAACAATGCTACGGCCAAAATTCCACTTCCAAAAAGCCTTGAAATGGCATCAAATTTAGCCAAAAAAGTAGGTGGCGAGAAGTGGGCGCAGGATCTTAGCAAGTCGATAAACAACGCCGCAACCACAGCTGTACCAAAGGCTGCTGAAATTTTTAGCGAAAGCATAAAAAATATGAGCGAAGCAGATGTCAAAAAGCTCTTTAATGGCGGGAGTGATAGTGTTACAAAGTATTTGCAGCAAAGCTCCAGCCAAAAGCTAAAGGCGGCTTTTACTCCGATAATAGAAAAAATGATGAGTGATAATAGCTTTGCGACTGCCTATAATGGGCTAAATTCTTTCATCGTCGGCTCAGCAAAAAATAATGAAACTATAAAATCGGTAAAGAGCCTAGCTAAAAATTTAGGTGCAAGCGAGTATGTGCCAGATGACGGCGAGGATCTAAACGCATACATCACAAGAAAGACGCTAGATGGGCTATTTAACGTGATGAGCGAGAAAGAAAAGGGGCTAAGAAGCGGCTTTAGCCTAGATAGCGGCAAAAAGGTACTTGACTCGATCTTTAAATGA